A region of Lycium barbarum isolate Lr01 chromosome 3, ASM1917538v2, whole genome shotgun sequence DNA encodes the following proteins:
- the LOC132631280 gene encoding uncharacterized protein LOC132631280, with amino-acid sequence MGELETSKVLNQELDLIKGGDTRWGSHYKSFGNFISNFASIVDVLDTLVANASTPDERASASGFLRSCQTFETVFFFHLMTDVLRITYELNVSLQKKEQDIANVMTLVKVCKRRLQALRDNEWDSLLEKHSGWDSLKGKRQM; translated from the exons ATGGGTGAGCTAGAAACGAGTAAAGTCCTGAATCAAGAACTTGACCTTATTAAAGGCGGTGATACTCGTTGGGGATCTCACTACAAGTCGTTTGGAAACTTTATTAGTAACTTTGCCTCTATTGTTGACGTACTTGATACTCTTGTTGCAAATGCAAGTACTCCGGATGAAAGAGCTAGTGCATCGGGATTTCTCAGAAGTTGTCAAACGTTTGAGActgttttcttttttcatttgatGACTGATGTTTTAAGAATCACATATGAACTTAATGTGTCATTACAGAAAAAGGAACAGGATATTGCAAATGTCATGACTCTTGTGAAGGTTTGCAAGAGAAGGTTGCAAGCTTTAAGAGATAATGAATGGGATTCTCTCTTAGAAAAGCATTCTGGATGGGATTCACTTAAAGGAAAG CGGCAAATGTAG